In Wolbachia endosymbiont of Aedes albopictus, one DNA window encodes the following:
- a CDS encoding DNA adenine methylase gives MNEKKVKINASFNELMLASVGKKPNKEEETNKVVLPVKSPLRYPGGKSRAVSQIINKYIPKGLPKLCSPFIGGGSIELALASIGTKVYGYDAFEPLVRFWQVLLKDASYLAEVVRKYQNMTSIMFYNLQKTFFTLKDRVEIAAAFFALNRSSFSGTTLSGGMSPGQPRFTPSSIERLAKFSIKNLTVNSADFKKSIPKHANDFLYCDPPYLIDQKLYGKRGDQHTDFDHKGLAKLLATRDGWILSYNDCEEIRDMYTGYRIITPKWTYGMGNSKKSNEVLILSKDYRKIA, from the coding sequence ATGAATGAAAAGAAAGTTAAAATAAATGCTTCTTTTAACGAATTAATGCTTGCTAGTGTAGGGAAAAAACCAAATAAAGAAGAAGAAACAAATAAAGTTGTTTTGCCTGTAAAGTCTCCTCTTCGTTATCCTGGTGGTAAGAGTCGTGCTGTTTCCCAAATCATTAATAAATATATTCCAAAAGGGTTACCTAAGCTTTGCTCTCCTTTTATAGGCGGAGGATCAATAGAGTTAGCGTTAGCCAGCATAGGAACAAAAGTTTATGGTTATGACGCCTTTGAACCATTAGTAAGATTTTGGCAGGTGCTTTTAAAAGATGCTTCTTACCTTGCAGAGGTGGTGCGGAAGTATCAAAATATGACATCCATCATGTTTTATAACTTACAAAAAACATTTTTCACCTTGAAAGATAGAGTTGAAATTGCTGCAGCATTTTTTGCATTAAATCGCTCATCTTTCAGCGGTACAACATTGTCGGGCGGTATGTCCCCAGGACAGCCACGTTTTACACCAAGTTCAATAGAAAGATTGGCAAAGTTCTCAATTAAAAATCTTACTGTGAATTCAGCTGACTTTAAAAAAAGTATTCCTAAACACGCAAATGATTTTTTATATTGTGATCCTCCCTATCTAATTGATCAAAAACTATATGGAAAAAGAGGTGATCAACACACAGATTTTGATCATAAAGGACTTGCCAAACTTTTAGCGACTCGTGATGGATGGATTTTGTCGTACAATGATTGCGAAGAAATACGGGATATGTATACAGGGTATCGTATTATTACACCCAAGTGGACTTATGGGATGGGTAACTCTAAAAAATCAAATGAGGTTTTAATCTTGAGCAAAGACTATAGGAAGATAGCATGA
- the coxB gene encoding cytochrome c oxidase subunit II translates to MVKLFALLIIFYSNISVASAPTSWQFGFPAPATEVMEAVVRSHSFVMVVMVAIMLFVWALLAYVVFRFRKSKVANVSQTNHNVLLEIVWFVIPTIIVGILAFENAKLLKLQEEIPKADITLKVIGHQWYWSYQYPEYQGVSFDSYIKGKEDFIERDLKLFSVDNNIVLPINTNVRLQVTAGDVIHSWGVPAFGVKIDAIPGRLNEAWFNIKKSGIYYGQCYELCGQGHGFMPIVVEAVSKEDFNKWIENRKLVS, encoded by the coding sequence ATGGTGAAGTTATTTGCACTATTGATAATATTTTACTCAAATATATCTGTTGCCTCTGCTCCTACTTCCTGGCAATTTGGATTTCCTGCTCCTGCAACTGAAGTAATGGAGGCTGTAGTTAGGTCACATTCGTTTGTAATGGTTGTGATGGTTGCAATAATGCTTTTTGTGTGGGCGCTGCTTGCTTATGTAGTATTTCGCTTTCGTAAAAGCAAAGTGGCAAACGTAAGCCAAACTAACCATAATGTCCTTTTAGAAATTGTTTGGTTTGTTATACCAACGATTATTGTTGGTATATTAGCTTTTGAAAACGCTAAATTACTGAAGCTACAGGAAGAAATACCGAAAGCTGATATAACACTGAAAGTTATTGGCCATCAATGGTATTGGAGTTACCAATATCCAGAATATCAAGGTGTGTCATTTGATAGTTATATTAAGGGAAAAGAAGACTTTATCGAAAGAGATTTAAAGCTATTCTCTGTTGATAACAACATCGTTTTACCCATTAATACTAATGTTCGTTTACAAGTTACAGCAGGAGATGTGATACACAGCTGGGGAGTACCGGCTTTTGGTGTAAAAATTGATGCGATACCAGGTAGGCTGAATGAGGCGTGGTTTAATATCAAAAAGTCTGGTATTTATTACGGGCAGTGCTATGAATTGTGTGGTCAAGGCCATGGATTTATGCCAATTGTTGTTGAAGCAGTAAGCAAAGAAGATTTTAATAAGTGGATTGAAAATAGAAAATTAGTGAGTTAA